Below is a genomic region from Marinobacter salarius.
CGGTGCTGGCGGTCGAGGGCATCCTCCATCATCTGCCGTAGTCGGCTATGGCGTTCACCGCCGAGGCGTTTCCGGATTCTGTCGAGGGCGCTGAGAAGGTAGTCGCGAAAGTTGAGCCAGCCTGCTTCTGTGCCGTCGCGTTCCACGTAGTCGGCCGTCATCTGGTCAACATAGTCTTCGCGGATGATTCGTACTCGCTCCTCGATCGGTTGATCCAGCACCATCAGGGGTGCTGCTGCCATTCGGTTTCTGAGGCTTTCCGGCAGGGCGCATCGGCCCACCAGTCTGCTTTCATCTTCCAAATACACCGTCCCGCCGACGTGATGATGGGCCTTGAGCATGGCCACGGCCAGGCGGTTTTCGAAATCAATCTGTGACGGTTGGGACGTTACCTGACGACCGAAGCTGGAGCCACGATGGTTTGCCAACCTTTCAAGGTCAACAGGATTGGGCAACTGATTCAGCACGCGGGTTTTGCCAGTCCCGGTGCGGCCGCTGAGAATAACGAACTCGGACGATGCAGTGAGGGCTTCCAGGCTGTCGATCAGGAACCGACGCATGGCCTTGTAGCCACCCTGGATGAGCGGAAACTCGATGCCAGAGTCTTTGATCCACTGCTGAGTCAACCGCGAACGCAGGCCGCCGCGGAAGCAGAACAGGTAGCCCTGCGGATTCGTGGCCGTAAATCGCTTCCAGGCTTCGATGCGTTGCGCCTTGAGGTCCCCGGAAACCAGTTGGTGGCCCAGTTCAATGGCCTTGTCCTGACCTTTTTCCTTGTAGCAGATGCCAACTCTGTGGCGTTCCTCGTCGTTCATCAGGGGCGCATTGATAGCACTTGGGAAGCTGCCCTTGCTGAACTCGATCGGTGCCCTTACGTCCATAAGCGGAACGTCGTTCAGGAACAGGGAGAGATAGTCGCTGGTATCGGGTCTGGACGGCATGGCAGGTTTGGGTTCGTACGGGAAATGAGGCAGCAGTATAACGAACATGCTGGTTTTTTGCTCGCCTGCGGGTGTGCCGCCGCGCCGCTGCCGCTACAATGCGTGCCTTGCCAGACCTGTGTTCCGGAGTAACCATGACCCCCGACATTCTAGATCAGCATCTTGGGAAAACCCTCAGCCGGGGGCAGGTTGCCGTAACGGCCCCGGCGGGTTGCCCCGACATCGTCCTCTACCTGTTCGACCCAGGGGTGCTGGAGGGCCCGCTGAGCCACGAAGAGGCGCAGGCGGTGGTTGCTGAGCCGGCGTACTGGTCGTTTTGCTGGGCCAGTGGACAGGTATTGGCGGCTTATATCCTGGCACATCCACACCTGGTAAAAGGCAAAAAGGTGTTGGATTTTGGGTCCGGTTCCGGGGTGGTGGCCATCGCTGCCGCAATGGCCGGGGCGAGGGAGGCCATCGCCTGTGATATTGACCAGGCTGCACTGGATGCGGCAGCGGCGAACGCCAGGTTAAATGGCGTGTCGGTGACCCTGAGCGCCGATTGGGCAACGCGGCCGAGTGATGTGGACGTTGTGACCGCGGCGGACGTGTTGTATGACCCGGAAAATCGCCCGCTGCTGTCCGAGTTCAGGCGAGCCGCGCCTTTGGTGATACTGGCGGATTCTCGCTTGCGGAACCTGGATGACGACCACTACCGGCAGCAGGACGTAATCGAAGGCCGCACCTGGCCAGACCTGAATGAGTTTGAGGAGTTTAATCGGGTGCGGGTGTACCTGGCAGGCCAGAGCTCGATGACCTGAGAGCGGGCGAAAAAAAAGGGCAACCTTTCGGTTACCCTTTTTCGGAACAGGTGTCGCGTCCCTGCGCTGTTGGCAACTACCTTGTTGCCGGTTTCCCTTGCCAGTCCCTGGTGCCGGCGTCCGAGCCGGCGATCCGAAGAGGTCTCCCTTAAGCGAGCCATCCCTGTGTCCCTGCTTCTCCCTGCATCCAATTGCCGGGGTGCATCCAGTGCGTCGTCCATTTCCCTGTCATCCTTGATGTAAACACTATACCAACCGCAGTTTTACAAACATGTGAACTGTGCACGCCAGAGCAGCTGTGCTGGTAGTGGTTTTGTTATAAGTTCTTTAATATCAGTTAATTGAGATATCGGCGGGTATTCCTGTCGGGGAAACCTACGCTATGTCGCAGCAAGATCTTACGAGTTTGTAGGATATATCTCACACAAGTCCGGGTTGATGTCTCAAGTCCGGTGGGTGGTGCTTTATTGACGGTTGTTGGCGTGAGCAATGGCTCGGTCGTTTTGCGTGTGAGGTCTTATAAATCCGGGACACGGCAGTAACCCGATAGCAATGCCTGCAGCGTCGGCGAGAATATCGGCAATGGCAAAGGTCCGGTAGGGTAGCTGGGCCTGGACAAGCTCAATGCCCAGCCCGAACGCCAGTAGGCCGATGGCAATCCACGGTTTCCCCAGGTTCGGCCAAGCCAGCCGGGCAACCACCGTCAATTCGAAGAATGCCAGCAGGTGATTGACCTTGTCGCTTGCTGCCGAGGGAATCGGGTAGGGCTGGCTGGTGGTTGCAAGGTAGATGATGGCGGCGGTCGAGAGAACCAGCACTGCCCGCCAAAAAGGCTGATACTCGAGCAGAATCAGAATGCGTTGCCTCAGGAATGCCATGGTCACCGTCGGGCTGTGGTGGAGTTTGCAACATGATATGCTTTGCGCCCCGTCACTGTCATTGAAGCTGAGGTGCTGCGAGGTATGTTGAAAGGTAATTTTTTCCGCGGCCTGGGTTACCTTGGAGAAGGATTCCGGCTGATACGAGAGCCTGGACTGAGATTGTTCGTCGTTATTCCCCTGGTTATTAATATTCTGTTATTCGGCCTCCTGTTCTACTTTCTGGCTGAACTCTTTGCAGCGATGATTGCCACAGCCATGAGCTGGTTACCGGATTGGGCGTGGCTACAAAGCCTCGACTGGTTGTTCTGGATTCTCTACGGCGCCGTCATCCTGTTGATGTTGGCTTACGGGTTCGTGATCCTGGCGAACCTCATCGGCTCGCCCTTCTACGGTTACCTGTCGGAGCTGACGGAAAAGCACCTGACCGGTCAGGAGGTCAGCACCGATGATGGCTGGAGCCAGATCATACGGGATATTCCCCGCTCTCTCTGGCGGGAGGTGCAGAAAATCCTCTACTACCTGCCCAGGGCCATTGGCCTTTTCATTATCGGTGTTATCCCGGTGGTCAATCTGGTGGCGGCCGTGCTGTGGTTCGTCTTCAATTGCTGGATGATGTCGCTGCAGTACGTGGACTACCCGGCGGACAACCATCGGGTCAGTTTCCCGGCCTTGCGGCGGCTGCTGGGTGACACTCGCCTGTCGGCCCTCGGGTTTGGCCTGCCGGTGGCATTGGCGGCCATGGTGCCGGTGCTGAACCTGGTGGTGGTGCCTGCCGCGGTTTGTGGTGCCACCGCCTATTGGGTGCGTGAGAACGGTCCCTCGAACACAGACGTATAAAGCAGTTACGGTGATTTAAATCTGTCGGAGGTTTCTTGGATACATCGGAATTTGTAATTGGTCAGCGCTGGGTCAGCCACAGCGATACCGCGCTCGGCCTTGGTATTGTCACGGACATCTCAGGCCGCCGTGTAACGTTGGGTTTCCCGGCGGCGGATGAGGAGCGCACCTACGCCATCGACAATGCTCCGCTGTCGAGGATCATCTACCAGATTGGCGAGGCTATCGAAACCTTCGATGGCGAACGTTACATCGTGAGGGCCGTGGAGGATATCGGCGGTGTGCTGATGTACCACGCCGATGACGGCGGAGAGAACCTGATCCAGGTTTCAGAGGTAAAACTCAGCAGTTCTGTGGACTTTTCCGCCCCCCACCAACGGCTGTTTGCCGGCCAGTTTGATCGCAATGGTGCGTTTCGCCTGCGGATGGCCACCGCGCAACACCTTGACCGGTTGCGTGCATCCTCGGCTCAGGGCCTGATCGGTGCGCGCACGCAGCACCTGCCACACCAGATTTACATTGCCCACGAAGTGGCAACACGTTACGCCCCCCGGGTTTTGCTGGCGGACGAAGTGGGGTTGGGCAAAACCATTGAGGCCGGCCTGATCCTTCACTATCAGCTGCACACCAGTCGCGCCCGTCGGGTACTTATCGTGGTGCCGGATTCGTTGATGCATCAGTGGTTGGTGGAAATGCTGCGGCGGTTCAACCTGCGATTCTCGATCATTGATCGCAGCCGGTATGAGGCCATGGAGGATCTGGAGGAGTTGTCGGAAGAGGATGACGACCTGACCGATGCCGATGAAAACCCGTTTGAGAGTGAACAGCTTGCACTGTGCAGCCTGGATTTCCTGATGACCAGCGAACAGGCCCAGGCGGATGCCATTGCCGCCGGTTGGGACCTGATGGTGGTGGATGAGGCCCATCACCTGGCCTGGAGCCCGGAGGTGGCGAGCCCTGAATATCGGCTGATTGAGCAGCTTTCAGAAGCCAGCAATGGCTTGTTGCTGTTGACCGCAACCCCGGAGCAGGTGGGGGTGGCCAGCCACTTCGCTCGCTTGCGGTTACTGGACCCGGCACGCTTTCACGATCTGGAGACTTTCCGGGAAGAGGAAAAGCAGTACGAAGTGATCAATGGCGTGGTTTCCCATATCCGAGAGCAAGGCATAACCGCAGTCTCCGACACGGATCGGAAAGCCCTCGAGGGCTGGCTGGGTGATGAGTTGGAAGGTTTGATGGCGTCCCAGGAGCCGGCACAGGCTGTGGTTGATGCATTGCTGGACCGGCATGGTACCGGTCGTGTGCTGTTCCGGAACACCCGCGCCGCCATCAAGGGTTTCCCTGAGCGCCACCCGCTACCGGTTTCGTTACCCTGCCCGGAACTCTATCAGCAGGAAGATACTTGCCAGGGTATTGCCGGGTTAACGCCCGAAACGGCCGTGGACGAAGAACAATGGCTGGCGGAAGATCCCCGTGTCGCCTGGCTGGAGAAGACCCTGACCGGCCTGAAGCCGGCCAAGGTGGTGGTGATCTGTGCCCACGCCTCGACTGCCATGGCTCTGGAGCACTACCTGCAACTGCGTGCCGGTATCCGCAGCGCCGCCTTCCATGAACACCTGAGCCTGATCGAGCGGGACCGCGCCGCAGCCTACTTCGCCGACACCGAACAGGGCGCCCAGGCGCTGATCTGCTCGGAAATCGGCAGTGAGGGGCGCAATTTCCAGTTTGCCCATCACCTGATCCTGTTCGATCTGCCCGCCAACCCGGACTTGCTGGAACAGCGCATCGGCCGGCTCGACCGAATTGGCCAGACCGACACCATCGACATCCATATCCCCTACTTGCAGGGAACGGCCCAGGAGGTCCAGTACCGCTGGTTTGAGGAAGGCTTGAACGCGTTCAATGAAAGTTGCTCCGTGGGTGTCGCTGTCCATGATCATGTGGCCGCGCAGTGGCGAGCCGTCATTGATGGTGCGACGGACGACCTGCCGGCGTTGGTTGATGCTTCGCGGGCCGAGGCCGAGCGCCTGCGTACCTTGCTGCGCAACGGTCGCGACGCGCTCATCGAGCTTAACTCCTGCCGTCCGGACGTGGCGGAGGCGTTGATCAGCCAGATCGAATCCGAGGAAGAATCCGCCCAGGTTCGTGACTATATGATCGAGGCCTGCGATATCCTCGGCGTTGAGGTCGAGGATCATTCCGAGCATGCCGACGTGCTGAGGCCGGGCGAGCAATACCAGGCCGGACACGTGACCGAGCTGCCGGAAGACGGCCTGACCGTTACCTGGAGTCGTCAGCAGGCTCTTGAGCGCGAAGACATGGCCTTCATGAGTTGGGAGCATCCGCTGGTGACCGGCATCATGGAATCGGTCACCAGTTCCGGGCTGGGTAAGGCGGCTTTGGCCAGTATGACGGTCAAGGCGCTGCCACCCGGCACTTTGTTGCTGGAGGCCCTGTATACCGTGCATTGCCCGGCGCCTGAATCGCTGCAGTTGTCCCGGTACCTGCCGGTCTCGCCGTTGAGGCTGCTGGTGGATGTGAACGGGCGTGACTTGTCGGCAACTCTGCCTCATGACCGGCTCAACGACATGTGCTCGAACATCCGCAGGCGCACCGCTCAGGCCATCGTGCCGCAGATTCGCCCGCAGGTGGAAACCATGGTCGATCATGCCGAACGCCTTTCCGAGCCGCACCTGGAGCCTTTGAGGGCGTCGGCCCTGGCCCAGGTCAGAAGCGTGTTCGGGGCAGAAATCCAGCGTCTTGAGGCGATGAAGAAGGTCAATCCGACCATTCGTGACGACGAAATCGACTTCTTCCGTAAACAGTTGCACGCCGCGGAGACGTTACTTGGGCAGGCCAGCCTGTCCCTGGAAGGCATTCGCGTGATTGTAACTGCCTGATGGTGAACCAGTTGCTGGTCAGGATTCATCTGATCAGGTAGGTTGAACGTAACAGAATGTAGTTTTTGACATTCAAAACCACGGACGACAGAGAGTATCCATGATGACTTTCATACTGTTTCTTGCTGCTGTTACCGGCCTTCTTGTTGTGATGCGCAAGGAATCCGGTGCCAAACCCGCTATCGGGGTGATGGTGGTAACAGGCGTGCTTTCGCTTTTCCTGGCGTCAGGATTGCTCGCGCTCATACTGTTTATCGGCGCCGCCGTCACCGCCGCTGCAGGTCTGCCGGGATTTCGCCGGAGCTGGCTGACCCCGCGGGTATTCGCCATGTTCAAGAAAGTGGCTCCCAAGGTGTCCGATACCGAAAAGGTGGCCCTGGAAGCGGGGACCGTCAGTTGGGATGGCGAGCTGTTTACCGGGCGCCCGGACTGGCACAGCCTGCTGATCAACCGCAACACGGGCCTGTCTGAGAAAGAGCAGGCTTTTGTGGACAACCAGTGCACCCAGGCCATTTCCATGTGTAACGCCTGGGACTTGGCCGTTGAACGTGCTGATCTGCCGGCGGATTTGTGGGAGTTCCTCAAGAAAGAGAAATTCTTCGGCATGATCATTCCCGAGGAATACGGCGGCCTGCACTTCTCCGCCAAGGCCCAGACAGCGGTGTTGCAGAAGCTGGCGGCCAACGAAATGCTGATGGTCACCGTGGGCGTGCCCAACTCCCTCGGCCCGGGTGAGCTGCTGGTCAAGTACGGCACCGACGAACAAAAGAATCACTATCTTCCCCGGCTGGCGGATGGGCGTGATATTCCCTGCTTCGGCCTGACCGGTCCCCGCGCTGGCTCGGATGCCACCTCACTGCCGGACACCGGTGTGGTCTGCAAGGGCGAGTTCGAGGGCAAAAAAGTGCTGGGTCTGCGCCTCAACTTCGAGAAGCGCTGGATTACCCTGGCGCCGGTTGCCACCGTGGTTGGTCTTGCCTTCCGCATGTTCGACCCCGACGGACTGCTTGGTGACACCAAGGACTACGGTATCACCTGTGCGCTGATTCCCCGTGATACCAAGGGCATGGAAATCGGCCGCCGGCATTGTCCCATCGGCACCCCGTTCATGAACGGCCCCATCAAGGGCACCGACGTGTTCATTCCGCTGGATTACATCATCGGTGGCCAGGAAATGGCCGGGCAGGGCTGGCGCATGCTGGTTGAGTGTCTGTCCGTCGGACGCTGCATCACCTTGCCATCCGGCGCGGCCGGAGCGGCTGCCTACTCAGTGGGCACCGCTGGCGGCTTCACCCGCATCCGTCGCCAGTTCAATACCCCGGTGGCAGACATGGAAGGCGTGCAGGAGCCTCTGGCCCGCATTGCTGCCAAGACCTACATCGCCCAGTCGGCAGTGAACCACACCGCGAACATGATCGACAAAGGCGAAAAACCGGCGGTACCGTCGGCGATTCTCAAGTACCACCTGACCGAATTCCAGCGCGGTGTCCTGACCGACGCTATGGATGTGCATGGTGGTAAGACGGTCACCCTTGGCCCCCGCAACTACCTGGGTATCGGCTTCAGTGGTGCGGCGGTTTCCATCACTGTGGAAGGCGCCAACATCATGACCCGCAGCCTGATGATCTTCGGTCAGGGTGCAATACGCTGTCATCCCTATGTACTGAAGGAACTGGCGGCCAAAGACAACGATGACATCGACGCGTTCGACGATGCCTTTTTCGGCCACGCTGGCCTGATCTTCGGCAACGCTGCTCGTGCGTTCACCCAGGCTCTGGGTATCGGCAAACCCGACGTGCCGTTTGACCACAATGCACGCAAATACGCTCAGGGTGTGGCCCGCTTTAGCGCCGCCTTCGGCCTGTGTGCCGACGCCGCGATGACCACGCTGGGGTCGGAACTGAAAATGCGTGAGCTGATTTCCGCCCGCCTTGGTGATGTGCTGGCCAATCTTTACCTGGCCTCCATGGTGCTCAAGAACTGGCATGAAACCCAGCCGGTTGACGGTGAGCGCGACCTGATGGAGTACAGCATGGCGCTGTTGCTGAACCGAGCGGAAACCGCCATGGAAGAATTCCTCCAGAACCTTCCTAACCGCCCGGTCGCTATGGCCTTGCGTGCCATCACCATGCCCCTCGGCCGTCGTTGGGACCAGCCCCGTGATGATCTGGCCCGCAAACTGGCAAAAGCCATCTCCACCGACAGCCCCGTGCGGGAGAAGCTGTTGGCCGGCGCCTGGACGACGGCTGGCGAAGGCAAGGGTGCGGTTGAGAATCCCATTGCTCAATACAACATATTGCTGAAGGATTACGACAAGGCCGAACAGCTTTATCGCAAAGTCACCAAGGCGTATGCCAAGGGCCAGTTGCCGATGGATGCACTGCATCCGGAAGAACGCTTCGAAGCCGCACTGGAAGCGGACATCTTCACCAAGGAAGAGGCCGAGTTCATGCGCGAGTACGAAGCCGTGGTCCTGGAAATGCTGACCGTCGACGACTTCCCGTTCGACGAGTTCGCCCGCAACAAGGACACGCTGATCGACCACAACCCGGCCTGACAGACGGTATAGGGGTTTGGATTGAGGGACGCCGGATGGCAACATCCGGCAGTCACCAAATCATGAGGTAATTTGGGAATGTGGCTATCAATCCTGGCGGTAAGCACCGGAGCCGTCATCGGCGCCAACCTGAGATGGGCCCTGGGCCTTTGGCTCAACAGCAGCTACCACGCCATTCCCTACGGCACCCTCGCCGCCAACCTCTCCGGCGGCTGGCTTGTTGGCCTGCTTATTGGCTATTTCGTTCATGGCACTTCGTTGGCACCGGAGTGGCGCCTGTTTGCCATTACCGGCCTTTGCGGCGCCCTGACCACCTTCTCCACCTTCTCCCTGGAAATGCTTTCCGCTATCCAGGAAGGCAAATGGAGCATGGCCCTGGCTGGAATTCTCGCCCATGTTGTTGGCTCTATCCTCATGACAGCGCTGGGAATTTACACCTTCGGTCTGGTCCGGGGATAATGGGTAACACTACGTACGCAATAAATTAAAAATACGCTTGGCAATCCGAAAAACAAAGAGTAAAGTTATTTTCGTAGGAAAGATTCAGTAAAGCTTTCATGAATAAGACGTACCTCCGCAGTTAGTAGTGACCGTCCTGTTTTTGATTCCGCGAATTCTGTATTTCCGTAAACGCTGATCAGGCATCACGACGATGGCCTGGCGGCAAGATAAAATGATTGATTTCAGGAAGTTTAAGTATGTCTACTACTACCGGCACTGTTAAGTTCTTCAACGAAGCAAAAGGCTTTGGCTTTATCACTCGTGAAGGCGGCCCGGACGTATTCGTTCACTACAGCGCAATTCAGGGCAGCGGCTTCAAGACCCTGGCAGAAGGCCAGCAGGTTGAGTTCACCGTTACCCAGGGCCAGAAAGGTCCTCAGGCGGAAAACGTTACTGCTATCTAACGGATAGTAGGGCACCGCCAAAAAGGCAGCCTCGGCTGCCTTTTTTTGTTGTGCGCCAGGCATGGCGCGTAGCGCCTTGACGGGCGCTGTTCCGGTACAGGTGGTGCTGGCCGGATGACTTGGGGGTGCAAGTCCCCTGTGGACCCGGCAAGGGGAACCACTAGCCGGACGGCAAGGGTGTCCATCGTGAGATGGAATCTGAAGGAAGCCGCAGGCAAAGCACTGGCCTGACGAACAGAAATCGCATATGAGGCGGTCACACCGGGTAAGGCGTCAACTATCGTCAAAGCCCTGTACTTGCACGGAAGGTGTGGACGTAAATGCGGCTGGCATAAGTGTGAAGGTCACGCGTCTTACCCTGGGAAGTCTGGTTCTCTGCCGCTGTGCTACTCACTTCGCGAGAGGTGGGGATGGGGAGCCAGAACTCAGCCGAGGTCATAGTAGGTGCGTTACCGCGTACTGAAGGACCGAACATGGTTGGCCGTTAGTAGACGGTGAGTTCTCGTGATGTGCTTATGAAGACAGAAGCGACCCGGATGGGTCAGGGCATTCAGGAAGGGGTTGGGCGGAACCCGGCAGGTACTGAGGCCCGTGTCGAGGCAGGCGCGGGGGCTCACCCGTGGACGAACGCGGAGCCGAACGCGCTGATGGAGCAGGTGCTTGAGCGCCCGAACCTGATGCGTGCGTATCAGCGGGTGGTGTCCAACAAAGGGGCGGCTGGCGTCGATCAGATGCCGGTAACAGCCCTGAAGGGCCACCTGCAACAGCATTGGCCAACACTGCGCGAGCGGCTGTTGGCCGGAGACTACCATCCTCAACCGGTACGCCGGGTCAGCATCCCCAAGCCGCAAGGCGGGGAACGGATACTGGGTATTCCGACGGTGCAGGATCGCCTGATCCAGCAAGCACTTCACCAAACACTGAGCCCGATGCTGGAGCCGACCTTCTCGGATCACAGCTATGGGTTCCGCCCCGGTCGAAGTGCCCACCAGGCGGTCAAGGCGATGCAGCAACACATCAACGACGGCCACCGCTGGGTGGTCGATCTGGATCTGGCCCAGTTCTTTGACCGGGTCAACCACGATGTGCTGATGAGCCTGCTGGCTTGTCGCATAGCCGACCGGCGGATACTCACCCTGATCCGGCGTTACCTGCAAGCCGGCATGCTCGAAGGAGGACTGGTCAGCCCGAGACGGGAAGGCACGCCGCAAGGCGGCCCCCTGTCGCCCTTGCTCTCTAACGTGCTCCTGACCGAACTGGATCGGGAGCTGGAGCGGCGGGGACACCGGTTCTGCCGCTATGCGGACGACTGCAACATTTACGTCAGCAGCAAAAGATCCGGCGAACGGGTGATGGCCAGTATTACCCACTTCCTGGAAACGCGCTTGCGCCTGAAGGTGAATACGGTGAAAAGCGCCGTGGACCGCCCCTGGCGTCGGAGCTTTCTGGGTTACAGCGTGAGCTGGCATAAACGTCAGGTCCGGTTGAGAGTCGCGCCCAAAAGCCTGAAGGCCTTCATGGCCAAGCTTCGCCCCCTGCTGAAACGGTCACGGGGACAGTCGTTGACGACCACCATCCGGAACCTGAACCCGGTGCTGAGAGGCTGGGCAAATTACTATCGCCTGACCGCCTCGAAGCGTTCGGTCGAAGCCCTGGATGGCTGGATAAGACGGCGGCTTCGCCTGATCCTGTGGCAGCAGTGGAAGCGGACCCGCACGCGGGCCCGCAACCTGGTACGGCTAGGCTTGACTGAGATAAGGGCTTGGAGGAGCGCGACCAATGGTCGTGGACCCTGGTGGAACAGTGGCGCGACTCATATGAACGCGGCCCTGCCTAAGAGGGTATTCGACCGTCTGTCTCTGGTAAGCTTGCTGGATACGATGACTCGGCTTCAGAGCCGACCATGAACCGCCGTGGTACGGAACCGTATGCCCGGTGGTGTGAGAGGACGGGGGAGGTAACTCCCCCTCCTACTCGATTGCCCGGCGAAGCCGGCAAACCCGGCCATCTGAAAGAAGGTGGCGTCACCCCGACTGAGGGGAAGACAATCCGACTGGCAAGGGCGTCACTGGCCAACGGTGGGGTCTGAAGGAAGCCATAGGAAGTTAACGGTACACAACGCAAGTGAACCTGTTTCGGCAGTCCAGGTGGGTCAGCGTGCAAAATAACGCGAAGCCCGATACTCAGTCAGACCTGGGCTGTGCTTGAGGGTGGCATCGTTAACAGGGAGCCGGTGCAGTAACCGGGGAAGCCTGACACCGAATCCGGCGACGCCGGAGGCTGTGGCGCAAGGCGAAAGCCGAGGCCGCAGTCGGTGCGAGGTGGCAGATGATGCCGTAGTAGTGAGGAAGTTCCGGCCTGAGAAGCCTGGTAACAGCGTGGAGGACAAAACCGGAACGACCGCTGACGGAGGTTCAGCGGACCGGCCAGGGTCAAAAGCTCTGGTCGGATGCGAAGGGCGGAAGTCATTAACGAGAGTGACGGACGACGAGCGAACAGGTGGACGCTGCGCTCACAAGCTGCCCGACGGGGCAGGGACGTGCATTGAGGTGCTGCGGGAACGTAGTGGCTTCGGTGTTCTCCGGGCAAGGGAGTAAAGCGATACCGTGGCGGCAGATTGCCAGAGTGCTAGTACCCGGACGGATTGCTTGAAACAGACCGGCAGCCAGACCGATCCTCGAAGCCGTCACCACAGAGATGAGCAGGCATGAGGAAATACTACAGTCTGTACGGGCAATTGCTGTCAAAACAGCGCCTGTATGAAGCCTTCAGACACATCAAACGCAACAAGGGCGCGGCCGGAATCGATGGGCAGAGCCTGAGTGCGTTTGAGGCGGATCTGGAGGTGGAGCTGTCGTGCCTGTTGCTCGAGCTGAAGGAAAAGCGCTATCGGGCGCAGCCAGTCAGACGCGTAGCCATCGCCAAGGATGACGGCGGTGAGCGTCTGCTGGGCATTCCGACGGTTCGGGACCGGGTGGTGCAACAGGCGTTGCGCAGCATCATCGAACCGATCTTCGAGCCGGACTTCCACCCGTCGAGCTACGGGTACCGTCCGGGACGCAGTGGTCACCATGCCATTGGCAAGGCGGAGCGGTTCATCCGCCGCTACCGTCGTGACTGGGTTGTGGATATGGACCTGTCGAAATGCTTCGACACGTTAAACCACGATCTGATCATCCGCCAGTTCCGCCAACGGATCACGGACGGCAGTGTTCTGTCACTGTTGCGCCAGTGTCTGGAAAGCGGGGTGATGGTGGGGTACCACCTTGAAGACACGGAGCTGGGAAGCCCGCAGGGCGGCGTGATCAGTCCGCTGATTGCGAACGTTCTATCTGGACGCCTTCGACCAGTTCATGAAGGCGCGGGGTCACCGGATCGTCCGCTATGCGGACGACATCCTGATCCTGTGCGGTTCACGAGCGGGCGCGGAGAATGCGTTACGGGTGGCCCAAAGCTACCTGGAAGGGAAGCTGAAGCTGACGGTTAACGCCACCAAAACCCACATCGCCCACAGCGATGAGGGGGTGAAGTTCCTGGGCGTGGTGATCCACATGAACTACACCCGCATCCAGGACAAGAAGGTGGTGAAGCTCAAGCAGACGCTGAAAGCGCTGACGAAGCGAAACCGGGGCATCGGGCTTGCGGCGATCATCCGCGAGCTGAACCCGGTGCTACGGGGCTTTGCCAGCTACTTCCGGGTGGCAAACTGCGCGCGGGTGCTGAAGCAGGTGATGAGCTGGTTAAGGCGGCGACTGCGCTGCATCCAGCTCAAGCAGTGGAAGAAGCCGAGCCGGCTGCATCGGAGGCTGAAACAGTTGGGCTACAAGCCCCCGTTCCGGCACATCAAGATGCAAAGCTGGCGCAATGCGGCGTCCCCACTGGCCAGTCTGGCCCTGCCCAACACCTACTTGCACA
It encodes:
- the ltrA gene encoding group II intron reverse transcriptase/maturase; translated protein: MKTEATRMGQGIQEGVGRNPAGTEARVEAGAGAHPWTNAEPNALMEQVLERPNLMRAYQRVVSNKGAAGVDQMPVTALKGHLQQHWPTLRERLLAGDYHPQPVRRVSIPKPQGGERILGIPTVQDRLIQQALHQTLSPMLEPTFSDHSYGFRPGRSAHQAVKAMQQHINDGHRWVVDLDLAQFFDRVNHDVLMSLLACRIADRRILTLIRRYLQAGMLEGGLVSPRREGTPQGGPLSPLLSNVLLTELDRELERRGHRFCRYADDCNIYVSSKRSGERVMASITHFLETRLRLKVNTVKSAVDRPWRRSFLGYSVSWHKRQVRLRVAPKSLKAFMAKLRPLLKRSRGQSLTTTIRNLNPVLRGWANYYRLTASKRSVEALDGWIRRRLRLILWQQWKRTRTRARNLVRLGLTEIRAWRSATNGRGPWWNSGATHMNAALPKRVFDRLSLVSLLDTMTRLQSRP
- a CDS encoding group II intron maturase-specific domain-containing protein is translated as MVRYADDILILCGSRAGAENALRVAQSYLEGKLKLTVNATKTHIAHSDEGVKFLGVVIHMNYTRIQDKKVVKLKQTLKALTKRNRGIGLAAIIRELNPVLRGFASYFRVANCARVLKQVMSWLRRRLRCIQLKQWKKPSRLHRRLKQLGYKPPFRHIKMQSWRNAASPLASLALPNTYLHNDLKLMDLTKVKTGITVPEFGVS
- the crcB gene encoding fluoride efflux transporter CrcB yields the protein MWLSILAVSTGAVIGANLRWALGLWLNSSYHAIPYGTLAANLSGGWLVGLLIGYFVHGTSLAPEWRLFAITGLCGALTTFSTFSLEMLSAIQEGKWSMALAGILAHVVGSILMTALGIYTFGLVRG
- a CDS encoding cold-shock protein, which codes for MSTTTGTVKFFNEAKGFGFITREGGPDVFVHYSAIQGSGFKTLAEGQQVEFTVTQGQKGPQAENVTAI
- a CDS encoding acyl-CoA dehydrogenase, whose amino-acid sequence is MTFILFLAAVTGLLVVMRKESGAKPAIGVMVVTGVLSLFLASGLLALILFIGAAVTAAAGLPGFRRSWLTPRVFAMFKKVAPKVSDTEKVALEAGTVSWDGELFTGRPDWHSLLINRNTGLSEKEQAFVDNQCTQAISMCNAWDLAVERADLPADLWEFLKKEKFFGMIIPEEYGGLHFSAKAQTAVLQKLAANEMLMVTVGVPNSLGPGELLVKYGTDEQKNHYLPRLADGRDIPCFGLTGPRAGSDATSLPDTGVVCKGEFEGKKVLGLRLNFEKRWITLAPVATVVGLAFRMFDPDGLLGDTKDYGITCALIPRDTKGMEIGRRHCPIGTPFMNGPIKGTDVFIPLDYIIGGQEMAGQGWRMLVECLSVGRCITLPSGAAGAAAYSVGTAGGFTRIRRQFNTPVADMEGVQEPLARIAAKTYIAQSAVNHTANMIDKGEKPAVPSAILKYHLTEFQRGVLTDAMDVHGGKTVTLGPRNYLGIGFSGAAVSITVEGANIMTRSLMIFGQGAIRCHPYVLKELAAKDNDDIDAFDDAFFGHAGLIFGNAARAFTQALGIGKPDVPFDHNARKYAQGVARFSAAFGLCADAAMTTLGSELKMRELISARLGDVLANLYLASMVLKNWHETQPVDGERDLMEYSMALLLNRAETAMEEFLQNLPNRPVAMALRAITMPLGRRWDQPRDDLARKLAKAISTDSPVREKLLAGAWTTAGEGKGAVENPIAQYNILLKDYDKAEQLYRKVTKAYAKGQLPMDALHPEERFEAALEADIFTKEEAEFMREYEAVVLEMLTVDDFPFDEFARNKDTLIDHNPA
- a CDS encoding reverse transcriptase domain-containing protein, which translates into the protein MRKYYSLYGQLLSKQRLYEAFRHIKRNKGAAGIDGQSLSAFEADLEVELSCLLLELKEKRYRAQPVRRVAIAKDDGGERLLGIPTVRDRVVQQALRSIIEPIFEPDFHPSSYGYRPGRSGHHAIGKAERFIRRYRRDWVVDMDLSKCFDTLNHDLIIRQFRQRITDGSVLSLLRQCLESGVMVGYHLEDTELGSPQGGVISPLIANVLSGRLRPVHEGAGSPDRPLCGRHPDPVRFTSGRGECVTGGPKLPGREAEADG